The Pseudobacteroides sp. genome window below encodes:
- a CDS encoding CoA protein activase, which translates to MKLTFPHMGNTYIPVKAMLDDLGVNCIIPPFNNKKALEIGTKLAPELACLPLKINLGNFIQAYEMGADSILMTGGCGPCRFGYYCEMHREILSDMGVDMKVITLDIPGNDYNKLLNNVREITGGLNIYKILKAVKNTVEVSKKVDELERLTFKIRPREIHKGATDKIYRSFLYSILKIKGSRNIKKHIDKARNKLLEIQTDKEMKPIRVGIVGEIYTTNDPYSNLYIESRLGNEGIEVTRPVTVSGWIIDHMIKKALHLKGDERYKEAAKPYLGTMIGGHSQETIGNTVLFAKDGYDGVVQIFPLGCMPEIVSESILPSIERDFKIPVMSLIIDEMTGEAGYMTRVEAFIDLLKRRREIDAFEGKGMLSWN; encoded by the coding sequence ATGAAGTTGACATTTCCGCATATGGGTAATACATATATCCCGGTTAAGGCTATGCTTGACGACCTTGGTGTAAATTGTATAATTCCACCCTTTAATAATAAAAAGGCACTTGAAATAGGAACCAAGCTTGCTCCTGAATTAGCTTGCCTCCCGCTTAAGATAAACCTGGGTAATTTTATACAGGCATATGAAATGGGTGCTGATTCAATACTAATGACAGGCGGATGCGGTCCCTGCAGATTTGGATACTATTGCGAGATGCACAGGGAGATATTAAGTGATATGGGAGTGGATATGAAGGTAATCACTCTGGATATTCCGGGAAATGATTATAACAAGCTGTTAAATAATGTAAGGGAAATAACAGGCGGATTAAACATATATAAGATTTTAAAAGCAGTAAAAAATACGGTGGAAGTTTCCAAAAAGGTAGATGAACTTGAAAGGCTGACTTTTAAGATACGGCCCAGGGAAATACATAAGGGAGCGACTGATAAAATTTACAGGTCCTTTCTTTATAGCATTCTAAAAATAAAGGGCTCAAGGAACATTAAGAAACATATTGATAAAGCCAGGAATAAGCTGCTGGAGATTCAAACCGACAAGGAAATGAAGCCAATAAGGGTGGGAATTGTCGGAGAGATATATACAACTAACGATCCCTATTCAAATCTATATATAGAATCAAGGCTTGGAAATGAAGGAATAGAAGTTACAAGGCCTGTTACAGTCAGCGGCTGGATTATTGATCATATGATTAAAAAGGCTTTACATCTAAAAGGAGACGAGAGGTATAAGGAGGCCGCAAAACCATACTTAGGCACGATGATAGGCGGACATTCTCAGGAAACCATAGGTAATACTGTCTTATTTGCAAAGGATGGCTATGATGGTGTCGTTCAGATATTTCCTCTTGGTTGTATGCCTGAGATTGTATCGGAGAGCATCTTGCCCTCTATTGAAAGGGATTTTAAAATACCGGTAATGTCGTTGATAATTGATGAAATGACTGGGGAAGCAGGCTATATGACTCGAGTTGAAGCATTTATAGATTTGCTGAAAAGAAGAAGGGAGATAGATGCATTTGAAGGAAAAGGGATGTTATCTTGGAATTGA